Part of the uncultured Desulfobacter sp. genome, CTCTCTTATCTTATTCTCGATGAATCTGTCACAAAAGAAATTCTTGCAGGTGCATGCCTGGTTGTCACAGGCGTTTATACGACCAATATCGCCGGATTCCGGCGCAAAAAAAGAATTGACACTACATAGACCTATCCCCGTATTTGGACAAGAAGTTGCCCGTATGCAAGGCACAGAAAAATTTGTAACCGGACAACCCCTTGGTTGTGAGGATTGTAAATTTTTGTGAAACGCCCAAGATGGGTGACTTGTTGTTCAAATACGGCAAATAAAAATGCCGGGGGTGTCTTCACAAAGAACCCCGGCATTTTTTTAGGATATATGAGAACGCCGTCTTAGTCTTCTTCGATGGTGATGGCGTCTTCTTCACATACTTCTACACAGCTTTCGCAGCCCATGCATTCTTCTGCGTTGACAGGAACGGATTTTCCGTCTTGCATTTCAAATACTTCTGCAGGACATACATCAACACATTCCTCGCAACCTACACATTTTGCCTCATCAACGCTCGCGTTAAAAGCCATTTTAGACCTCCTTAAAAATTAATAATAATACAGTTTTATAAACTCATCTTTTTATAAATAAAGACAATAACCTGATTCAGCACCCGCTTTTACACCAATGTTTTTGCTAAAACAAGCTTTTTATGAGTTTAACTCCACCAGGCATACGCCAATTTGTCCGCCTGGATTTTTTTCAGTTACGTTCACATCACAAAGCCCCGAAAAAAAACGGATTTGAATCCGTCCGGTTACGGTTCCTTGGTCAGCACCTTCAAAATACGCTATTTCAACATCGGGCGTCAGGCCCTGGGCCATCTGCAACAGGATCGCATTTATTTTAAAATACTGCTGTTCCATGAACTCACAATCTTTTTCATGCACTTTTATAGAATCAATGTCAAGGGCATTTATCGCCTCGCCCGCGCCGGCCAAAAATTCATCCATCACGGCCCTGCTGGTGGTAATTAAAACCGGCGTACCGTCTTGAGCAAAGCAGGCGGTATCCCTTGCGGCCCTAAGCCAGGCCTTTATTCTTTTTTCGGTCATGGCCTGGCCCGGTTCAGCGGACAGGGTATGATCAACAGCCAGGTCGATCTCTTCATCCCCTTTCAATTCTGCAAAGAGGGCGGCATTTTCCTGATCCAGATTATCCAAAGCCACCTGGATCTCCTGGGACTGCCTGTCATGAATATCCGCAAGTTTGAGAAAAACAAGCGACTCGTTGCTGTTCAGACCCGTTGCCGGCTCCGGGGTATGGGCACCCGCTCCCCTGCGGATGCCGGCACGGATGGCAGCCACACCTGAATCATCTTTGAAAAACATCTCTTCACGAATCAAAGCACGAAGATTTTTTTCATTGCCTTTATGAATGGCGGCCCAGTCCAGATAGGCGCGGACCTGTTGCTCGGCAAGGGCAAGTTGTTCGTTATCAAGACAAACCCGGCTCAGCCGACCCTGGACTTCCAATCCGGCCATTGGCTCGGGTAACACACCGCCATCGTGAACGTCCAACACATTAAAATGGTTAAAAAAACAAGATATGGCCTTGGCCTGACGGTTATCCATAACCGTGAACGGGAAAAAATAAAAATTTATCATACCACTTTATACCTTTTGGTCATGAACCAGGATCCCCATGTCTTCCAGTTGCTTGCGGATCCTGTCTGCTGTCTTAAAATCTTTTTGCTGCCGGGCCGCATCCCGTTCAGCCATGAGTGCCGCCACCTCTGACGAATGCGGATTCTTTTTGCTGAAATCAAAAATATTGAGCACCGCATCCGCATCCTTGAAACATTTGAGCAGGCGCTGGGCGCCCTCGGGTCCCACATGACCCTCAACGACCATCCGGTTGATCTTCTTCACACCGGATAAAAGACCGGATACCAGGACAGGGATCTTAAGATCATTTGCCATGGCATCCATCATGCCCTGGCGCAGATCATAGGTGACATGCTGGACCTCTTCCTCATTGGACCTTCCCGACACATGCCCAAGGGATTCAATGCAGCGGTTGATCCGGGAAAGGACAAGTTTGGCATCATCCAGACTTTTTCGGGATAAGAGCAGGGATTTTCTGTAATGGGCGGAGAGCAGCCAGAAACGAATGATTTTCTCGTCCCACCCCATCTCAACCAACCGGTCTAAAGTCAAAGACCTGGCATCATCCGTATCCAGGGAGCCGTCATACTGTACGGGATCACAATGCATCCACACCCTGGCAAACGAACCGCCGGCGGCCCCGGCAATGGCAATCTCATTTTCATGGTGGGGGAACATCAGCTCCCGGGAACCTGTATGGACGTCAAATGCGGCACCCAGAAATGTTGAAGCAAGGGCGGCACACTGCAGATGAAGAGAGGGCCGGACATTGCCCCATTCGGTTTTAACGCCCAGGCCCTGTTTTAGCTCCGACAGGGTAACCCGCTTGAGCAGGGTAAAGTCCCTGGGATTGTTCTTTTCATATTCATCCAGATCCACCGTGGCCCCCACACGGATCTTGTTGACGTCCACCCGGGAAAGCCGCCCGTAATCCACGACGCTAGCCAGATCAAAGTATACGGAATGCAACTTTTCATAGGCATGCTTATTGACAAGCAGTTTCCTTGTCAGCGCCGTCATTTCGTTGAAATGTTCGGACACTTTGGGATAGGCCTGGGCCTGTCGCATCCCCAGCCGCGACAAATCAGATAGAAAGGCATCAATAAAAGGCTGGGTAAAGGCCTGGGGCGTGGTGTTTGCCTGCCTTGCCCCGTCAATGGTTTTATCGTCATAATCGGTAATGTTAACGATATGCCGGACCTTTACATCCTGGTATTCAAGGTAGCGGATGAGCAGATCCGTAAAGGCATGGCGCCTGAAATGGCTGATATCCAAACGCCTGTGCACCGTGGGGCCACAGGTGTAAACACCAAATTCTTTGTCCCCCTGGGGGTTTAAAGCCTCTTTTCTTCCTCCCAGGGAATTGTGGACGGTCAGGTTGATCTGCCTTTTTACGCTGAAAAGCTCTGTGGAGAGATACCTTTCACCCGAATCGGGGAAAATCACCACAATGACACCGTTTTGAAGCCGTTTGGCCTGGTCAAGGGCCACTGCCATGGCAGCACCCGAACTCATGCCCACAAAAAGCCCCTCTTTTAAAGCCAGTTGGCGGGCCGCCTCAAAGGCCGCTTCATCATCAATATGAACGCTTTCACCCAGCAGGCTCTTGTCAAAAATCTCAGGCGTATACGACTCTTTCATATTTTTAAGGCCCTGGATACCGTGTCCCAGATAGGGCTCGGCACAGATGACCCGGGCATGATGGTCCTGTTCCCTAAAATACCGGGACAGCCCCATCAGTGTTCCCGAAGTGCCCACCGTTGCCACCACGGCATCAACCTGGCCGTTGGTCTGGGCCATAATTTCAGGGCCTGTGGTCTGGTAGTGGGCTCTCCAGTTGGCTTCATTATTATATTGGTCCGTGAGAAAATATTTTTCCGGGTATTCCCTGGCCAGGCGGTAGGCCTCTTCAATGGCGCCGTCCGATCCCAGGTGCCGGGGGGTAAGAATGATCCGGGCACCCCGGGCTTTGAGTATTTTTTTGCGCTCTTCGCTTGCGCTTTCGGACATGGCCAGGGCCAGTTTGTAGCCCTTGACCGCACACACCATGGCAAGACCGATACCTGTATTACCCGAAGTGGCTTCAATGACGGTCTTATCAGCGGTCAGATCACCGTCTGCCTCGGCCTGGGTGATCATAGACAAGGCGGCCCTGTCCTTGATGGATCCACCCGGGTTCATGTATTCAAGTTTGGCCAGGATGGTGACACCGGGCACGGAATTAAGTGTCCGGATTTTTACAAGCGGGGTGTTACCGATGGAATCAATAATGCTGGCATACATGCGTGTCCTCTCTTTGCCGGGGAAATCCGGCCACGATTCTTTTTGCACAAAAGCCAAGCGTGCCGCCTTGGCGGCCGAAATACGCAGCGACCTTGACTTTTCAAGTATAAAGTGGCTTTATACAGTAATTTTATTTGATTCGCAATTTTTTAAACAGGGCCATTTTCACCTATGGTGTCATGTAAACGAGTGCTGTGCCACATATGTATTGTCCCGGTCATCATTATATTACTTTCAGGCCGGGCCTTTTGTTTTTCCGCTTCCATGCCCACTGAAAAGGTGTCCTGGCACATCCAGGCCCGCCAGGTGACCTACGAGGACGAACGAAAGCTCTACATTGCCGAAAAAGAGGTGGTCATTACCGGGGGCAAAACACGGCTGGAAGCCGATTACGTTGAATTTTCAGATGTAACCAAAGACGCCTTTGCCAAAGGCAATGTCCTGTTCATTTCAGGCAATGACTCCATTACCTGCGAGTCCATGAATGTCAACCTGGGTTCGGAAACAGGGACGATCAACCAAGGCACGATATTTCTCCAGGACGGTAACTACTATATTTCAGGGGAAAAGCTTCGAAAAACCGGGGAGTTCAGCTATGACGCAGAAAAAGGTTCCATCACCACCTGCGAAGGAGAGACCCCGGCCTGGAAAATCACTGGATCCGACATCGAGGTAACGGTGGAGGGATACGGCACTGCCAGCAATGCCGTCCTCTGGGCCAAAAAGATGCCCGCCATATATATGCCCTATTTCATATTTCCGGCTAAAACAGAACGTCAGACAGGACTTTTGATACCCATGGCCGGATATTCGAGTGACATGGGGTTTGAGTACCAGCAACCGCTGTTTTTAGCCCTTTCAGACAATACCGACGCGACCTTATATCCCCACTATATGTCGGACAGGGGCCTGATGCTCTCCGGCGAATACAGGTATGTTTTATCTCCGGACTCCAAGGGGATGATGATGATGAGTTATCTTGATGATGACACCATTGGAGACGATGCCGAAGAAAACAAAACTTACAATATTTCTGCAACACCTGACCGTACCAACCATGATCGGTACTGGCTTCGCATGAAACATGACCAGGAACTGTGGTATGGTTTCAATGCCAAACTAGACATTGATTATGCCTCTGATATGGATTATTTGCGGACATTTGGAGACGGCTATGCAGGCTTTGACAACACAGATCAAGCATTTGAAAAAATGTTCGGCCGGGATCTGGATGAAGAGACGGATTATATCCGGCAAAACAGCCTGCTCATATCAAAAAACTGGGCCTCATACGGCCTGAACATAGAAGCCGAGTGGTATGATAATATCCAGGCCCGGCAGTTGGACATAGAGGACACCACCCTGCAGACCCTGCCCTCCATTGAATTTTTTGCAGCCCGCCAGAAAATTGTAGAAAATTTCGGATTGTATTACGAGATGGATTCGGAATTCAGGTCGTTTTACCGCCAGGATACCACAGCCACGGAGGTTACCGGCAGACGGGCAGACATTCACCCGGTATTTTATTATCCCATGAAACTGGGCAAGGCATTTTCCTTTGAACCCTATGCCGGTGTCAGGGGAACCGTATGGGATACGGATGATTTCACTGACAGTGACGGTGATGATTCTGATATAAGAACCCGTGGGCTCTATGAAATGGGTATGGATCTGTCAACCACCCTCAGCCGCGTGTTCACCCTAAACACGGATTTTGCCGAAAAAATCCAGCACAAGATCGTACCCATGCTGGAATATGACTATATTCCCGATGTGGATCAGGAGGATCTGCCTGATTTTGACAGCATAGACGATATTTCAGAAAAAAATATCATTACCTGGTCTTTGCGCAATACATTCACCTCCAGAAAGACAGTAACGGACGAAAACGGGGAGGGATCCAGGATATACAAAGAACTGCTATGGTTTGAGCTCTCCCAGGGCTATGACATCCGGTATGAACAGGATGGGGAAGATGCCGAAGACGATCCCTGGCAGGACCTGACGTTAAAATATGAATTAAATCCCATAGACTACTTTAGCTCAAACGGTACTATCGCCCTTGATCCCAACACCGGTCATTTCACCAAGATCCAGGTCGGAGGAACGATCTCCGATAACAGAGGGGACAGCCTCGATCTCTCATACCGGTATGCAACAGATTCGTCACACACCTGGCAAACGACAATCCGCACCAATCTGGTGCCGAATGTATTGCAGGCTTTTTATTCACTTGAAACCGACCTTGAAGACAAAAAAACCGTTGAAACCGGTGCGGGGATTTCCATCAACCAGCCGTGCTGGGGATTAAAGCTGGCATTTAAAGATGAATCTGCTGACAAATCATTTGCCTTCATGGTAATCCTGAAGGGGATTGGAGAATTCGGAACAAAATGAAAGACAATGCGCTATGGTTCGCCCTGCTGACCCGAAGCAATTTCGAGCAGACAGTCTACTCTCGCATCAGCAAAAAAAAAATAGATGCGTTTCTGCCCAGCACAAGAAAGCCAAGTAAAAGAAAAGACCGCAAACTAATGATAGAAACCCCATTGTTTCCCGGTTATGTGTTTGTTAAATCCACCATGGCACCGGTGGACCAGTTGCCCATTTTGAAAACCGTGGGGGCTGTCAGGCTTTTAGGAAACTCCAAAGGCCCCCTGCCTGTGCCCGAACACCAGATTGAGTCGCTCAAACTTTTAACCTCCGTAACCCAGGATCTGATTACGGGCAGCATGATTGAGTTAAAAAAGGGGGATCCGGTGATGATCCTGGAAGGCCCCATGGCAGGGCTGAAAGGTGAATTTTTCGAACATAAGGGCAAGGGGCGGGTCATCATCAAGGTAGATCTGCTCGGACGCTATGCAGGGGTGGAGGTGAATTTTGACATGGTTGAAAAAATTCCGGACCTGTTGTCATAAGCCCTTGACTTTTTGATGCATATTCATTAAAACCCCTGGAAAAACTTTTTAGCTGTATAACATATTTGAGGTTCTATGAATAAACTTGAATTGATCTCCACATTAAAAGACCGGGCCAATCTGACCAAATCAGAAGCAGCCGATGTAATAAGAATATTTTTTGATTCCCTGTCCGACGCCTTTGTTAAGGGAGAACGGGTCGAAATAAGAGGGCTTTGCAGCTTTCATATCAAAGAGTATAAAAGCTACGTGGGAAGAAATCCCAAAACCGGACAAAAAGTAGACATTCCGCCCAAACGCCTGCCGTTTTTCAAATGCGGTAAAGAACTCAAAGAGCGGGTTGATTATTAGTTCGATGTTTCTGATATGCCTCCTGCACCTTCCGAAACGAACCGGGGAATTTCTCCCGCATCTCTGCCATTATCTGAATTAACCTATATTGTTCAGGCCGGTCGGATTCCCAATGCCCTTCTTTTTCACGGGCCCCGGGGAGCCGGCAAACGCCAGGCTGCGCTTTTTTTTGCGCAAACCTGCAATTGTCGTGTGGACAACGACCGGCCATGCAATATCTGCGCGTCATGCAAAAAAATTGCTGGGGGAACGCACCCGGACATGATTTTTCTGGGTCCGGCTGAAAACAAAAAAATAATCACCATTGCCCAAATCCGGGAGATGGGCAGCACCATCGCATCCCGGGCCAATGAAGCGGCATATAGAATGGTCTGCATCAACCATGCAGACCTGATGAATCCCCAGGCCCAAAACGCCCTTCTCAAGATGCTTGAAGAGCCGCCGGAACGCACTTTTTTCATCCTTGCCGCGACCCGGATATCCCCCCTTTTACCGACCATTTTATCCAGGTGCCGGCGTATTGATTTCCAGGCCCTTTCACCCCATGAAATCAAAAAAATCTTATGCACGCAATACGGACTTGGTTCGGGAATATCCCACATCATCAGTGGAACGGCAGGAAGTGACCTGGACCAGGCACTGCGTTTGTCAGGGGCGGATGAAGGAGATGCCCCGGACTGGAAAATACTGCGGCCATGGTTAATCAAGGAGATTTGCCGTTTTTTAACGCCGGCACAGCCCAAAAGTGCCTTTAACAGCCTGAATTTATCCAGACTCCTGTCAGCCCGCCCGGACTGTATTCACGATGCCATGACAGTGATTCGGACCGTAATCAGAGATCTTTGCATATTAAAATACATGCCGGATAAAATAGTTAATCTTGATTTTTTAAGTGCATTTCAAGATATTAATAGGATGCATTCATACTCCCGGATGTTAGCATGGATGACACTATTTCATGAGACGGAGAAAAGACTGGAATCCAACAGCGGCACAAGACTGACCCTTGACCGTTTTTTCCTTTCCTTATCCTCATATTAAAAAGAGGCCAATTTTATGGTAAATGTTACCGGCGTTAAATTTAAAACCGCAGGTAAAATATACGATTTCAACAGCAATGCCCTGGATGTAAAATCAGGCGACCGGGTAATTGTTGAAACCGAACAGGGCTTGGGTTTCGGCATCGTTGCCGTGCCCTCCCAGGAAAAGGACAAATCCGAAAAGTCCTTGAAAAATATTGTCAGGGTGGCGACCCAGGAGGATTTCGACCGGCGCATGGAACTTGAATCACTGGAGCAACGTGCCCATGAATACTGCAGTCAGTGCATCAAGGACCTGGACCTTTTAATGAACCTGTTCAGTGTGGAGAGCACCTTTGACAGAAACAAACTGACATTTTTTTATACGGCGGACGGCAGGATTGATTTCAGGGAACTGATCAAACTTCTGGTCAAGGAATTTTCCATCCGCATTGAAATGCGCCAGGTTGGTATCCGAAATCTGTCCAAGCATGTGGGCGGTGTGGGCAAATGCGGCAGGGAACTGTGCTGTTCATCTTTTATGCACACCTTTGATCCGGTCTCCATCAAAATGGCAAAAGAGCAGGGACTGAGCCTGAACCCCACCAAAATTTCAGGGGTATGCGGCCGGTTGATGTGCTGTTTGACCTTTGAAGACCAGACCTACCGCCACTACAAGAAGAAAATGCCGAAACTGGGCAAAACCATTACGGTTGAAGATATTAAAGGCAAAGTGGTCCGCCAGAACGTTCTCAGACAAAGTGTCACTGTCCGGCTCGATGACCGCACGGAACGCGAAATATTTCTGTCACAACTGAAAAAAGAAAACACCTAGGAACCCATCTTAAATGACTTGTCAATACTACACCACCCCCATTTACTATGTGAATGCCAAACCCCATCTGGGCCATGCATATACCTCTATCGCAGCCGATGTTGCCACCCGCTTTAAAAAGATGGAAGGCGCTGACACCTATTTTTTAACCGGGACGGATGAACACGGTGATAAAATCGTTCAGGCGGCTGAAAAGGAAAACACGACGCCCAAAGCCTATGCAGATAAAATCAGCAAACTGTTCCAGGATGTTCTCCCCCTGCTCAACATCGAAAACAACCACTTTATCCGGACAACCGACCCCGGGCATATTGAGGTTGTTAAATCGGTTCTGTCCACGATCTATGATAAAGGGGACATCTATTTTTCAAGTTACGAGGGGATTTACTGTTTCGGGTGTGAACGGTTCTACCAGGAGCGCGAACTTGTGGACGGCAAGTGCCCGGACCACGGAACAGTGCCGGAAACCATTAAAGAATCCAACTACTTCTTTAAAATGAGCAAGTACCAGAATTGGCTCATTGAACACATCGAAACCCACCCGGACTTTATCCGGCCCGAACAATACAGAAAGGAAATTCTCTCCTTTCTTAAGGAGCCCCTGGAAGACCTGTGCATCTCCCGGCCCAAATCCCGACTGACCTGGGGAATTACCCTGCCCTTTGACGAGGACTATGTCACCTACGTATGGTTTGACGCTTTGGTCAACTACATCACGGCCCTGGGATACCCTGATGGTGAGATGTTCAAAAAATTCTGGCCCACCACCCGGCATTTTGTGGCCAAGGACATCATCAAACCCCATGGCATTTACTGGCCTATCATGCTCAAGGCAGCGGGCATCGAGACATACAACGGGCTGAACGTCCATGGGTTCTGGAATGTCCAGGGTTCTAAAATGTCAAAAAGTATCGGCAATGTCACGGACCCTGTGGAGGTAACAGGACAGTACGGTGTGGATGCGTTCAGGTATTTTCTGATGAGCGAGATGGTATTTGGTTTAGATGCCAATTTCACCGAAGATACTATTGTGGCGCGGATTAATTCAGACCTGGCCAACGACCTGGGCAACCTCTTCTCCCGGGTGCTCTCCATGAATCTCAAATATTTCAAAGGCACCGTCCAGGGAGCGGCGGCAAATTCCGACAGCGTCCTGAGCCTTGAATCCGAGGCCGGCAAGGTATTTGATGCGTACACAAGTGCCATGGCGGAATGTCAGTTTAACAAAGCCCTTGCAAGCGTATGGGAACTGGTCTCCACCATGAATAAATACATTGTTGCCAATGAACCCTGGGCACTGGCCAAAGATCCGGCACGCGCCGATGAGCTGGGTACGGTGTTGTATGAACTGCTGGAAGGCATTCGCTTTGTGGCAGGCCTGATCTGGCCGGTGATGCCCGAAACCAGTGGTAAAATTTTTGCGGCCCTGGGTCTTGAGCCGCCTGAACGAGGATTTTTCACCCTGGATGCCATCCGGCCCTGGGGTCAGATAGCCCAAGGCATTACCCTGGCAAAACCCGAGATTCTCTTTCCCCGGGTGGACGTTGACAAAAAAGAGGCAGCCCCCCCTGCCCCCAAACCGCTCAAACCGGCATTAAAAGAGGAAATCACCATTGATGATTTTGCCAAAATAGATCTGAGAGCCGGAAAAATTGAGTCCGCCGAACGGATTGAAAAATCGGACAAACTGCTCAAACTTCAGGTGAACATCGGCGCCCAGACCCGGCAGATCGTGGCTGGCATCGGTAAATCCTACACACCCGAAGAGGTGGTGGGAACAGAGGTCATTGTGGTGGCCAACCTGAAACCCGTAAAGCTTATGGGTGAATTGTCCGAAGGTATGGTGCTTGCAGGAAGCATAAAGAAAAAACTTGTGCTGTCCGGGTTTAACGGCACTCCCAAGCCCGGTTGTCCGGTGAAATAGTATTTATTTGAGACAAGCCCTTGGATTCCATTAAAACAGAACAATCCTGGCGAGAATTCCAGGAAAGTTATAACCAGCAAAAAAAGAAACGCTCTACGGGTGACCGCATACGCAAAATTGCCGCTTCGGTCTGCCTTGGCGCGATTGCCTGTGCGTTGATCTGGGTTGGGGGATACGCCGCCTACAAGGTCGGTCACCGACTGTTTGCCCCAACACCGGATCAGGTGGCAAGGGAACCTGCCCCGCCCGATCGCCTCA contains:
- a CDS encoding 4Fe-4S binding protein, coding for MAFNASVDEAKCVGCEECVDVCPAEVFEMQDGKSVPVNAEECMGCESCVEVCEEDAITIEED
- a CDS encoding cysteine synthase, giving the protein MYASIIDSIGNTPLVKIRTLNSVPGVTILAKLEYMNPGGSIKDRAALSMITQAEADGDLTADKTVIEATSGNTGIGLAMVCAVKGYKLALAMSESASEERKKILKARGARIILTPRHLGSDGAIEEAYRLAREYPEKYFLTDQYNNEANWRAHYQTTGPEIMAQTNGQVDAVVATVGTSGTLMGLSRYFREQDHHARVICAEPYLGHGIQGLKNMKESYTPEIFDKSLLGESVHIDDEAAFEAARQLALKEGLFVGMSSGAAMAVALDQAKRLQNGVIVVIFPDSGERYLSTELFSVKRQINLTVHNSLGGRKEALNPQGDKEFGVYTCGPTVHRRLDISHFRRHAFTDLLIRYLEYQDVKVRHIVNITDYDDKTIDGARQANTTPQAFTQPFIDAFLSDLSRLGMRQAQAYPKVSEHFNEMTALTRKLLVNKHAYEKLHSVYFDLASVVDYGRLSRVDVNKIRVGATVDLDEYEKNNPRDFTLLKRVTLSELKQGLGVKTEWGNVRPSLHLQCAALASTFLGAAFDVHTGSRELMFPHHENEIAIAGAAGGSFARVWMHCDPVQYDGSLDTDDARSLTLDRLVEMGWDEKIIRFWLLSAHYRKSLLLSRKSLDDAKLVLSRINRCIESLGHVSGRSNEEEVQHVTYDLRQGMMDAMANDLKIPVLVSGLLSGVKKINRMVVEGHVGPEGAQRLLKCFKDADAVLNIFDFSKKNPHSSEVAALMAERDAARQQKDFKTADRIRKQLEDMGILVHDQKV
- the lptD gene encoding LPS assembly protein LptD translates to MPTEKVSWHIQARQVTYEDERKLYIAEKEVVITGGKTRLEADYVEFSDVTKDAFAKGNVLFISGNDSITCESMNVNLGSETGTINQGTIFLQDGNYYISGEKLRKTGEFSYDAEKGSITTCEGETPAWKITGSDIEVTVEGYGTASNAVLWAKKMPAIYMPYFIFPAKTERQTGLLIPMAGYSSDMGFEYQQPLFLALSDNTDATLYPHYMSDRGLMLSGEYRYVLSPDSKGMMMMSYLDDDTIGDDAEENKTYNISATPDRTNHDRYWLRMKHDQELWYGFNAKLDIDYASDMDYLRTFGDGYAGFDNTDQAFEKMFGRDLDEETDYIRQNSLLISKNWASYGLNIEAEWYDNIQARQLDIEDTTLQTLPSIEFFAARQKIVENFGLYYEMDSEFRSFYRQDTTATEVTGRRADIHPVFYYPMKLGKAFSFEPYAGVRGTVWDTDDFTDSDGDDSDIRTRGLYEMGMDLSTTLSRVFTLNTDFAEKIQHKIVPMLEYDYIPDVDQEDLPDFDSIDDISEKNIITWSLRNTFTSRKTVTDENGEGSRIYKELLWFELSQGYDIRYEQDGEDAEDDPWQDLTLKYELNPIDYFSSNGTIALDPNTGHFTKIQVGGTISDNRGDSLDLSYRYATDSSHTWQTTIRTNLVPNVLQAFYSLETDLEDKKTVETGAGISINQPCWGLKLAFKDESADKSFAFMVILKGIGEFGTK
- a CDS encoding UpxY family transcription antiterminator — protein: MKDNALWFALLTRSNFEQTVYSRISKKKIDAFLPSTRKPSKRKDRKLMIETPLFPGYVFVKSTMAPVDQLPILKTVGAVRLLGNSKGPLPVPEHQIESLKLLTSVTQDLITGSMIELKKGDPVMILEGPMAGLKGEFFEHKGKGRVIIKVDLLGRYAGVEVNFDMVEKIPDLLS
- a CDS encoding HU family DNA-binding protein; amino-acid sequence: MNKLELISTLKDRANLTKSEAADVIRIFFDSLSDAFVKGERVEIRGLCSFHIKEYKSYVGRNPKTGQKVDIPPKRLPFFKCGKELKERVDY
- the holB gene encoding DNA polymerase III subunit delta'; amino-acid sequence: MPPAPSETNRGISPASLPLSELTYIVQAGRIPNALLFHGPRGAGKRQAALFFAQTCNCRVDNDRPCNICASCKKIAGGTHPDMIFLGPAENKKIITIAQIREMGSTIASRANEAAYRMVCINHADLMNPQAQNALLKMLEEPPERTFFILAATRISPLLPTILSRCRRIDFQALSPHEIKKILCTQYGLGSGISHIISGTAGSDLDQALRLSGADEGDAPDWKILRPWLIKEICRFLTPAQPKSAFNSLNLSRLLSARPDCIHDAMTVIRTVIRDLCILKYMPDKIVNLDFLSAFQDINRMHSYSRMLAWMTLFHETEKRLESNSGTRLTLDRFFLSLSSY
- the ricT gene encoding regulatory iron-sulfur-containing complex subunit RicT, yielding MVNVTGVKFKTAGKIYDFNSNALDVKSGDRVIVETEQGLGFGIVAVPSQEKDKSEKSLKNIVRVATQEDFDRRMELESLEQRAHEYCSQCIKDLDLLMNLFSVESTFDRNKLTFFYTADGRIDFRELIKLLVKEFSIRIEMRQVGIRNLSKHVGGVGKCGRELCCSSFMHTFDPVSIKMAKEQGLSLNPTKISGVCGRLMCCLTFEDQTYRHYKKKMPKLGKTITVEDIKGKVVRQNVLRQSVTVRLDDRTEREIFLSQLKKENT
- the metG gene encoding methionine--tRNA ligase produces the protein MTCQYYTTPIYYVNAKPHLGHAYTSIAADVATRFKKMEGADTYFLTGTDEHGDKIVQAAEKENTTPKAYADKISKLFQDVLPLLNIENNHFIRTTDPGHIEVVKSVLSTIYDKGDIYFSSYEGIYCFGCERFYQERELVDGKCPDHGTVPETIKESNYFFKMSKYQNWLIEHIETHPDFIRPEQYRKEILSFLKEPLEDLCISRPKSRLTWGITLPFDEDYVTYVWFDALVNYITALGYPDGEMFKKFWPTTRHFVAKDIIKPHGIYWPIMLKAAGIETYNGLNVHGFWNVQGSKMSKSIGNVTDPVEVTGQYGVDAFRYFLMSEMVFGLDANFTEDTIVARINSDLANDLGNLFSRVLSMNLKYFKGTVQGAAANSDSVLSLESEAGKVFDAYTSAMAECQFNKALASVWELVSTMNKYIVANEPWALAKDPARADELGTVLYELLEGIRFVAGLIWPVMPETSGKIFAALGLEPPERGFFTLDAIRPWGQIAQGITLAKPEILFPRVDVDKKEAAPPAPKPLKPALKEEITIDDFAKIDLRAGKIESAERIEKSDKLLKLQVNIGAQTRQIVAGIGKSYTPEEVVGTEVIVVANLKPVKLMGELSEGMVLAGSIKKKLVLSGFNGTPKPGCPVK